Within Tamandua tetradactyla isolate mTamTet1 chromosome 10, mTamTet1.pri, whole genome shotgun sequence, the genomic segment ATTGTCTCAGTTTAAGATCCTAAGACCTTAGACTTTTTGTAGATACCCTTCATCAGAATGAGGAATTTGTCTTTCATTCCTAGAAAGAAAGTGATACTATCATACATgactgttgaattttgtcaaatgcttttcctgcttctgtggaaaCAACCATatgttttttatcctttaatctGATATGGTAAATTACAATGATTGGTTTTGAATGTGAAAACAaatttacattcctgggataaaccctaTGTGGTTATAgtctatttaatatattttttagaatGTATTTGCTAAACTTTTGTTAATTATTACAACATCTATATTTATGAAAGATATTAATCTGCAATCTTTCATATGCAATGTCTTATTTGAGTTTTGGTATTAGCTTTTTGCTGGCCTTAAGTTGGAAAGTgatccctccttttcaattttctgatgGAATTTATGCAAATTCCTTAAATGCTTAAAAGAATTCACCAATGAAATCATCTGGGCCTAGAGTTTTCTTtatggaaaagttttaaattgtgaATTCAATTTCTGTTATTAAGGTCTTGCTTAATTCCTCTCaacaacattttattaaaattttcagtaGAAGTCTTGCATATCTTATAATAATTATGTTCTCCATTGGCTAttcacattttctatttcattttgtgctaattttgttgttattcttttcTGAGGAATTTGTCCACTCTAAGATATAAAATTTCTtgtcctattcatattttaaaatatttaaactattcTGCACATTACCTTTtaaaacaatgtatttttttccctgaattcTTATATTCTAGCCTTGAAAGTAGTTATTTTATTAGCACTTTTATTGGATTTAGAAATCACAGAATGCCATTCTTTTAATAACAATTTACTCAGTGTGAATAGTAATATATTTTTCACTGCTTATAcccatttctaaattttgtaactCTTTGGAGTCATGGAATCCCAAAATGTTTAATAGCTGACAGGAGATTTACAAATCATCTAATATAAacctgtccttttgttttttttcattaaaattcgGTTCTTGCAAAAAGTGTCATTGTGCCTAGTTAATATATCTGCCTCAGTAGGCTTAACATGTTTtcccattgtttcagtttgctaaaactgctaaaatgcaatatatcacaaGTGGGTTGGCTTTGACAGTGGGGATTGATTAACTTACAAACTTACGGTTCtgaagctgtaaaaatgtcccaatcaaggcATTATTAAGAGGATACCTGGACTTCTCTATCAGATGGTGTatgcttgtctctcccttctctctcaggCTTCATCACTTTCAGCTCTGGCTGTgccatctgtggctttctctctgagcttctgtgactttccatttccttctctgaatttcattctcttatatgggattccagtaagaggattaggacccacctggGCATCTCTTAACTGAAATAAACTATTCATACACTAGCAATCCTCAATGCACTTTCAATAATTGGTCTCCTCCAGTACAGGGCAATGAAACATCCAATGGTTATTTCTTGGAGAGATCACATAGTGCTAGGATGACACTTGCAAAAGCTTGTGAACTCTGTCCAGAGGAGGAGCCAGATGACCAGGATGCCCCAGATGAGCATGAGTCACCTCCACCAGAAGATGCCCCATTATACCCCCACTCACCTGGATCTCAGTATCAGCAGAATAACCATGTGCACGGACAGCCATATATGGGCCCAGCAGCACATCACGTGAACAACCCTCAGAGAACTGGCCAACGAGCACAAGAAAATTATGAAGTCAGGAAGAAGTATCCCCACCTCAGACGAAGGATCAATAAAATGCACATAATTAGCTGGTTCCATCAAGACTGTGCACTCAGGCCTTACAGTTCAACTTTTTTCTGTGTCTGGCTAATATTTAAAACTAGAAAAACTATTCCTAATCAACATGGAGTGGAGAGTTTATTCACTGTCTTATCTGCAGAAATTTGCTGTCAATATATAACCTGCCTGCAGTGGAAAAGTGTATAGTGTTTTGTAATAAATGGCCTGATGCTAAtgtgcaaatggcaaaaaaatgaaagtaaaaaaaaaaaaagaaataaactattcaaaaggtcccacccacaataggtttccacccacaggaacggattagctttaagaacatgattttctagggTCCATGAAACCTCCAAATCATCACACTCATGGTTGCATGAAGGTGGGCATAAGTGACATTGAGTCATAGCACATTTTATTTCAACTGAATTCAACATAAATTcaatataaatgataaaacattTGGCCAGAAATCATATAAAGGACTTGCATTTGTCTAGTTTGCTGTTTTAAAGCAAACAAGAATGAAATTAGCTATTATTTTTGGACTCTCACCGATCCAATGTATTAGGGTTGAGGGCAGTTTAATTATTGCTTCAAGATTCTTCAACTGAAACATTCTGTAGCTCTCATATCTTCATTTCTAAGAAGTTAATAGCAAAAATTGGGGGGGAGAATATTACTCATATACACATGTAGAATTTCAAGTAAAATCTTCACAAATGATCTCTTTAcaaaaatttgcaaaataaattcttcaaaaaaaatctgtGCCATTTAGAAGGTCATATAAATAGGTTCCTAGCTAAAGATCTTTCCTTTTCCTGATCAGAACCAGAAAACAGACATGAAATCACTAATGGTTCGTccccatttctcaaaaaaaaaattaaaataaaagagtgAATGTCGGATACCCAGAATCATGATGAATGTTCTATTGTCTTAGGAAAAACATCTATGCTAAATGAGTTGTCTCTTGATAACCTCAAGGCATCCAACCTTGGTATAAGATAAGACTTTTTATTTGCAATTCATTAGAGACATCTGCTGATACAGTCAAGTAAACAAAGTGAGAAGTTATCTGTGACAAACTAGGTCCCTTGGGATCCAAAGCACATCTTTTTGTGTCTAGAATCTAGaagtttctcaataaaattgcatcagTTTCTGGCCTGTCCACTAATCAGGAATGCTACGAACAATTTCTCTTGAAAACCCTATTTTGAGattttgacaatatttttttagcatctttattgagacataattccCATATCATAAAATTTATCCATTTACAGTATTTGGTTCATTGGTTTTCAGTATAGTCACTGAATTgttcaactttagaacattttaatcaccCCAAAGAAACCCCACAGCCATTAGCACATTAGCAGTTACTCCCTATCTCCACCCTGTCCCCTTAGCCTAGGCAATCACTGATAGTTCTATCTCTAGATGTGCCTATTATAGAAATTTCATAAAATAGAATTACACAAAgtatggtcttttgtgactggcttctttcacttagcatgttatcaaatttcatccatattatagcattctttgttttttttaaaattccttttttattgatGAGTAATAGTCCATTTACAGATATATCACATTTCATTTACCAATTCATTAATTGATAGACACTGGTTGTTCCTATCCACTTCTTGACTAttatgaacactgctgccataaatacctACATACAAGATTTTTATGATGATTGTATGTTTTCTCTTGGGCacatacctagaaatggaattattgGATCATATAGtaacttaactttttgaggaactgtaaGACTGCTTTCGAAAGCAactgcaccgttttacattctcaccagtatatgggggttccaatttctccacatccttccagGATTTGTCATTATTTGTcgtcgcccccccccccccccggccccccAAACAACAAAATATTCACTTTGAGAGTCGAGAACTGGGTAAAACCTAAGTAATAAGAACTGGATCCTCATTGGGGTCTTTTGGAAAATCGGAAGCACGGCCCTCTCCCGCAGCTCGATGCTTCTCAAATTTGGCAATCAGTTCTTTCGCAGGATTGAAGACGCCATTGGTGTGCTGGTCACAGACATAGCAACGCGGGGTGTTGTGGAAATGCTGTAACGCACAGGCCTCGCAGAAATAATGCTTGCATTTGGTGACAACCGGATTTCGGAAGGTCTGGCGACAGATGAAACACTTAAATGGTACTTCATCACCATCGCTCCCCACTTCATAGTTTTCATCCTCACAGACACCATGGCGATCCTCACCAAGCTCACGTTCCATCTGCCACCCATGCTTGTAATCGGAGCGATCATGGAGGAACTTGCAGCTGTCTCCGAAGCCGCAGAAGCCAGTCTCCTTGTAGTCCTTGCAGATGTCCGGCTGGTAATCCCAGCGCACGGTGGCGCGGAGATGCTCGGGAGCTCGGATGGGGCCCTTCCTCACGATTCCGGAGGAGGCATTGCCCAGAGACGTGTCTTTGGGCTTCATGTACTTCTGATAATTATTGATTCCCCGATAGATTCTGTCATCTTCCTGACCCCTCCGCTCCTCCTGGAGCTTCTGGCTACGCTCAAAGATGGCCTGGGCGTCCCGCTCCTTCTCGGTGTCCAGCTCGTACGCAGCAGTCGCCCCCAGATCCTCGGGCCCCACGGGTTTCGCAGAACGGGTGGACCTGTAGACCACGCCGAGGCCCGAGACCTCATTCTCCTCCTCGCCGCGCCTACCGCCCAGGGCCGCCTGCGCTTTCCCGCCGCCCCGAGTCTTCTGGATCATCGGGTTGGGGCTGGTCCGCTTCCTTTCCGGGCGCACCACGGCGCTGCCTTCCTCGCCACCCCTGCCGTCTTCTCCGGGCTCCGGCTCGCAGGCCGGCCGCTTCCTGCAGCCTGCAGCACCTCTAAGCCCAGGTTTTCTGAAAAGGAAAGTGCATACCGGCTCTGTGTTCTTTCCGGGGggaagctgctctgccattttgGGGTCTCGAGCTCCTAAACGGCTGCGGCGTCGCGCGAGCCTCTGCGTCACtgctatttgcatttttttttttttttgtttaatcatGGCGCGCCTCGTGGCTGTAAAGTGGTGTCTtcctgtggttttgatttgtatttccctcatGGCTGACGACGTTGAGGCTCTTTTCACAGGGTTATAAacaatttatatatcttctttaaatAAATGTCTGATTgcgtcctttgcctatttttaattggattgcttCTTTTAGTATTGATTGGCaagatttctttatttcttctgaataCCAACCAGTTCTTCAATAGGGACATCTGCATTTTCTCCGATTCTGTggactgtcttctcacttccttGATGCTATCATTTTcaacaaaaagttttttttttttggttaacaCCActtacttgttttttcttttatcttttgtgttttttatatgACGCTGTATTTCTCAAAAACTATAGAAAGTACTACCTAATTCAAGGACATGTAGATTTACTCCTTTGttttttctagagttttatacttttagctcttatatttgtgtctgattctttttaaattaaattttgggGTATGGCATAAGAAAGCAGtctgattttattcttttgcatatgaatttgCAGCTgtcccaataccatttgttgaaaattctGTTCTTTCCCCGTTGAATTGTCTTGgcatttaaagaaacaataatttGATAAATATCTGTCAAAGGGCTGGATGAGACTACCATGCCATTCCTTCCattatctttctttctcctcaacTTAAGGCCCAAAATAACTTATCTTTCAGAAAAGCTGGCCTTTTGACATCCTAGAAAACACAGCATGTCCAAATTTCTCCTTCAGTTAACGAAAATGGTTTTCTCAGAATAGATAAACAGACACCCCTTAAGACCAGTTCAAGTCTCTATTTTTTGCAAAGCCAAGAATGGCTAGAAAATGggaagtttgattttttttttttaatctttattagtATACAGCTAGGCTTAAAATATTAGGTTACATTGTTCTTAGGTGCTGctcaagcactttttttttttttttacatgggccaCACTGGggaacgaacccgggtctctggcatgtcaggtaagaactctgccactgaaccatcgtTGCCTGCCTTGCTCAAGCACTTTTTGCTTTCCCTTAATCTTTCTAGCCCTgtaatctctgaaaaaaaaatcgaGATGGCTGTACCAGTGAACAGGCATTTAACTCTTAAGATGATACTGTCGAAATACTACATCTTATTTCCAAGGATCGCTGAACTTTTTCCTTATTATATCACTGCAATAATTTATGTCTATGGGAGGGTTAGGATGGATTCAGAAATAGTTACCCCATAAtaaaattataagatttatttaGCTTTCTATATGTGCCTACAGCCTGGAGGTAAGAGATACAAAAGGTTTCCTTTCCTCCACAGTACAAAGttgtagaaaaagcattttaagTTCTCACAGGAAACAAATACAGACAAATGAAACTAACACTACATCTGTATTCGCACCAGCCTATGAGTTGGCAATACAAGTAATAAGTATGGGGATAATTCTTCTTTCCTTTACCTGCCATTCTCTCAGGAACAAAGTCCGTTTTAATTTAAATAGATCTTAATCATAAAAATACAGTTGTCATTTTAGCTGAAATGGTCTGGTTCCTAAAAGCCTGCCATTTATCACCTAAGGAATGTTAGAAGATTTACTGTAAAATCAGCTTTTAAAGTATGAAAGATTTGCGATATTGATTGTGGTGGGAACAGCGAAAAGTCTGCATTTTAAGCAACTTTGTCTGCCTTGAACATTAGCAGATGCCATtgatgaattccaaatagaaacatGTGAGATTTATCCTCCTCCAGGCTCTTCTCAGCTCAGCATTATCCATTCACTCAGGAGCAAGTGTGTTCctggaaaaagaataacaaaagagAGCTCTTGAAGTGCAACAGGGCAGGATATTTCTACCCAGGGAAAAACAAATCCTTCACATAACTGCATTTCATTTACAAGGTATATGCTGAAGGAGTTATAATGTCTGCTTTAAAACTGCCAAGGAATattctgatgaaaaaaaaaaaatttttttttttttatattttttttttaagagagagggaggaaaggaaggaaagaaagacagagaaggaaggaaggatggaaggaaggaagggaggaagaaagggaaacatcttttaaacattttcttattttattgtattttgtttgtttgtttgtttttttttacatgggctggggccgggaatcgaaccggggtcctccggcatggcagacaagcactcttgcccgctgagccaccgcggcccgcccaaaaaaaaatttttaaagtaggtttaaacaaaacaattttcaaagtaattCCTAGTATTAAAATACTGATAATGACAAGATTGTTATCCACtatttgcaaatttaaaataatacagcTTCCCATGACTATTCGGAAAAAGTATAATGTAAATACTGGATTCAGCACTACTTGTAATCTAGTGTGCCCAAGAACACATATGGCACAGTATTTACTTCTGTTAGCTTAATCAACTTTAGCAAAGGCACAATGCAAAACAGTCTTACAATACAAATTCATGAAATTCACAATTATGAATTCTTGGGCAAGATAATCTAACAAACCAAGAATGTACCTTCTTAGACACTATCAGCATTAAtgtaaaaatatggaattatttatTAGTATCACATATTCTGTCTGATATATTAATTTTAGACAAACACTTTAGCAGTGGTTATGATAATAACtcacagaattttaaaactcATCCCTTGAATAGATAATGTGTGGAATTTTTTCCATAATAATatttaaggcaaaaataaaaagtaaagaatttcaaaatagaacaatggttaaataaattgtgggACAGCCTTATGATACAGTGTCATGCAACTATTAAAATCTACTCTTTAAAAGAACAttaaggcgggccgcggtggctcagcgggcaaagtgcttgcctgctatgccggaggacctcggttcgattcccggccccagcccatgtaacaaaaacggagaaacagaatacaataaaacaagaaaatgtttaaaaatgtttccctttcttccttccttccttccttctctctgtctttcctttaaaaaaaaaagaacattaaattaCCTGAAAAATGCTAatggtagaaaatgaaaaaaaaaattgggctgTAGAATTTTATCAATTCTTAAAATTTGACACATTGGCAGAGAAATATATTAAAGACACGaataaaattattaacaaatGATTGCATGTGGTGAAATCAAGGGTAATTCTTATGTTCTTTGCTGTATAttgtccattttcttttattgtgcaTGTACTACTTTAGAGATAATAAAAAGGTTGCTGCCATTTGCTTTCTAATGCCAGATCATACAAAAGAAATGATATCCGGTAACTGGATCATAAGAGGTGGTTAAATATTCTGTGGTATCTACCATAAAAGATTTAACAACCTTATCATACTGAACAGATGATGATGGTTTCTGCCAGGAATCAAGTAGAAAATTCACTTTCAAGAGAGAAAGATGATAGATACAAGCAAGTCCGCTAGACAAACTGAAAAACCAAAAGCCAACTAATTTTATCTTCTAAATCAAAGATCTCTATATAAATTTCAGTGAGTAAAATACCCTTGCATCGTACATTAGCATGTCAAAAATTATACTATATCTGAAGAATTTATTagaacaaaattttcatttttaatttgcagatgatattGTTCTGGACAATCACATTCAAAACAATTTTGCAAGGCAAGTATGATGTGAAGTGAAGAATCTTGCTCTGGGCTAACTTCCAGGAAATCTTGATAACTTCTTCTTTCACCTCAAATAGCGTATTCAAAGCCTCACTCTTCCTTATGGTTTCCTTATGCTTCTAtcctacttttccttctagcttgtCTCAGAATTCTTGAATTCTACTTAGTTTAAGATCCAATGCTTTTAGTTTCCTTCTCAGGATTTTGTGATTCTACATCCTTTTTCCCTTAAATTTCATATGGAggaattattctattttttttcctgtgatttctttcttGATCTTGATTTTGTCCAATCCTCTGCATCCctacttgttttagtttcccagttgctaaaacaaatgccatacaatgtgttggcttaaacaatgggaatttatttgcttatggttttgatgttaggagaaatacaaaatggatcatcagcaaggcaatgctttcaccCTAAAGACTGGCATTTTGGGACTGGCTCCTTGTGATTCTTAGTGTttgcttttctatcacatggcaatgcacaaggCAGTgactcctcctttctcttctgagtatcatttgcttccagcttctggtttcttcccatggtttctctctctgcttgacTTTCGTTCTGTTTATAAAGGGTTCCAGTAGTCTAGTTTAAAGTCCAACCTGATTGAGTAGGACCAACCATAACTGGAGTAATATCTTAAAAGGATCTTATTTAAAATGgatccacacccaccagaatgtggaccaagaccaAGACATGTCCACATAGGGGGAAACAATTCAATCCACCATACCATCCTCTTCCAGAACATTGCTCCATTGCCCATTTACACCCTGTCCCCTTCCAAGgtgtcatctctctctctccatattggTCTTCCTCTTGAGACACAAATAGTATCAAGATTGCCTCCAACTGAGAGAAGCCTTTATTTAACCCAATTCTATGAATATCTCCATAATGTCATACTTTTATTCATGCATCTAACTAGTATCAAGCACCTACCATGTAATAGGCACTATTCTTTGTGCTAGGAGTACAGCACTGAACAAAACAGAGGAAATCCCTGCCCAACTGCTGCTTATATTCTGTATGGAGAGGGTGAGACAGAAAATCTCTCATAGAGTATGAGATCAAAGAGGGGGCTTATGTCTAGGTGATGACACTCAGTGACACAGAGGGAAGTATCTGGATCAGAAAGCTAATAGGGCATTAGTGGTTTGGGGTCTTTCACAGCCCAGGGTCATATCTATAGATAATAAATGTTGGGTAGAGTCTCTTGAGATTGCAGAGCAGATGGGTTCTAAATGACTAAAATCATGCCTATTTGGGCAATATTTAAAACAACTGAACGTGTAAGAATTTGTGTGTGGCATTGGAGGGTTTTGGGCTAATGTTTCCTAGCCTGCTGTGAAGAAGTAAATACCAACCAGGGCCAATACACAGCGATCATCTTTGGCTCATTAATATAACTATTATTTTTCCACATATTACCAGTGAAGAAAATTAGACCCAGAAAGATGAGATGATTTATTCAAATCCATACAGCTATTAAGTTGAAGGGTCTATCTTAATTAGAGCTCAAGTTTTCAACCACCTTGGAGTACTGATTCTTAAGACTGTagtaattcattcaacaattaatAAGCACCAATGAATGCAATATAGCATAGTCTTTGTTAGACCCTCGAGTGACACTCTTTTGGATTGAAACCTCAGCTTCCCACTTGTTAACTGTGTGACATTAAGAAAATGACTTTTTCTCTCTGgatctttgttttcttatctataatatGGAGATACAGATAATATGTACTTTATAGGATTGCTGTGAAGATGGAAAGCATTTGCTATGATACTGAGTGATAATAAACACAATGAATTTTGATGTTATTCTTATCACTTATTTTATACTTGATATAATGATAACAGCAAAAAATGAATTCAAGTCATTGTTCTAATTCTCAAGGAGAAGCAGACAAGTAAATAGATAATTGCAAACTAGCATAACACCATGCAGGGAATGCATAAGATATTGAAGAATGACAACTGAGAGACAGAAGTTTGGagtctgtgctgctttgaaactgttatgtaccccagaaaatccatgtccttttatttctaatccagctttgtgggggcagacctctCATTTAGTGTAaaaccttttggttaggttgtttccataaaGACATGGCTCACCCAAATGTggatgtgaacttttgattagattatttacatggaggtgtgaccctgcccattcaaggtggattttaattagtttactggagtcctttaaaataaaCTAGGTGGCttataacaacagaaatttattttcccatggttctggaggccaggAGTCTTAAATCAAAGCCTTAGCATAGTAACACTCTCGCTGAAGTCTTCGCTTTTCTTTGCCTGTGATACATGTGATTGCATATAGAGCTCATACATAAGATCCAAGATAAACTCCTCCTCTCAAGATctcaaaatcacattttttttaaagtgcctgttgactctttttttgggggggggggtggggggggggtgcgtggtccaggaatcgaaactAGGTCTCCCACATTAAAGGCGCACATTCTACTACAAATTTTGTATGTAAtttaatatttactcttttgacATAGAGCAAATTCAAGTTTCCAGGGATATGGACATGGATGCACCTTTGGGATCATGGTTTAGTCCAGTACACCCCACCTTCTGGCCCTCCAAAATTGATGTCTGTTTCGTGTTTAAAATACATCCCCCATCCCAACATCCTCAAAAGTCTCAGACACATGCAGCATCAACTGGAATTCAAGATCTCATCTAAATATCATCAACCCCAAATTCCCAAATTACATCATCTGTGTAATCTTAATCAAATATAGGTCAGAATGAGTATGATCTAGCGTGAGGCAGatttattttccatctgtatatCTGTGAAACTATCAGTGATTTGCTTCCAAAATATAATGATGGGACAGGCACAGGATAAAATTTATAGTTATTCTTATtccaaaggagagaagaaaagaaggtagAAAGGAGTGACCAGTCCCAAGCAATATCAAAACCCAGCAGAGAAAATTTCATTATGCTTAGAGGCCTGGGAGTCATCATCTATGGCCCCAAGGTTTCAGCCTTTGGACCTATGAGATCTATCTTGGATAAGTCACCTTTATTCCTGGCTTTTGCTGAATAGATGAGTGAATCCAAGGGTCACATAGATAATCCCTTCAACAAAAATTGTTCAACTGTACCTTTGATCCATTCTTCAGGGTAGGCTTTCCCATCAGTGGCTCTCCTAATTTTGCAATCTGTATAGGCCGATAATCTTCCAAATTATCAAATGCTTGTGGCTTATGAATTCATACCTCAATTTATCTTTTGCCTCTCCCACTTTACCATAAGCAGTAGGAAGAAACTAGGTTTCACTTTATACCTTGCTTGGAactctcctcagctaaatatgcAGTTTCATTGCTTATAGTTTTTACTTTCATCACAACTTTAGAATACAATTAAGTTAGGTTTCTGCCCTTATACAGCAAAGAttacctttcctccagtttctagtagtgtgttctttattttcttcagtaCCCTCACctttatatttctaccaacagttttgTGCTAGTTTAAAagtattaggtaccccagaaaagatatcTTGATCCAATCTTTGTGGGGGAAACCACTCTtagaatcctgattcaatattatagagTGGAAACCtctgactagattatctccacagagatgtggcttgcccaattgtgggtgtgacattttaattagaggagatgtaactctacccattcaagtgggtcttgattagtttactggagtcctctaaaagaggaacattttggagaaagtgcagAGCCAATTTAGATGTttgagattgagacagaaataacccaggtgctaagcaaggataTACAGAAATcaccagaacctgaagagaagaaatcttcaccctggcagatgctaagctaagagatgaaatccagagttttgtcccagagcagttCAGTGAAGACCCACAAATGccaagtaaggaacccccactagaaacagacactgaaagcaatggaacccaagaGTAGTGGGCCAGCACATGCCActcgtgccttcccagctgatagaggtgttctggataacatcagcctttcttgaataaaggtaacctcttgttggtaccttaatttggatgttctcatggccttaggactgtaaacttgtaacttgttaaatttccttttaaaaagccattccatttctggtatgtttcattccagcagcttaataaATTAATACAGGTTTCTTAAGagaaatctaggctttttctatcttGCATCTCAAAATTCTTCCACCCTCTAACCAGTATCGAATTTCAAAGCCAcatccacatttttaggtatttgttacagcagcactccactttCCAGTACCAAAGTCTTCAATGGTGTTCCtgtttgctagctgtgggaatgcaacacaccagagatggattggattttaataaaaggggatttatttcattagttcttcagaggaaaggcagctaactttcatctgagattctttcttacatgggaaggcacaggatgatctctgctggccttctccccaggcctctgggttccaacaactttccccagggtgattcttttctgcacctcaaaaggcctgggctaagcggtgagtgctgagataaggtatgctgagctgcttgggctgtgctactttgtgctctctcatttaagcaccagccaattaaatcaaacgtcattcattgcagcaggcacacctcctaaccgactgcagatgtaatcagcaacagatgaggttcatgtaccattggctcatgtccacagcaacagaactaggtgcctttacctggcctagctgacaactgaatctaactaccacaaatggtTTCCTACAGATGCTGATACAAATGATCACATACTGGGTTGCTAAAAACAGTGAAAACATATCTCTCACAATCCTGGCAACTAGAAAATCAAAATGTCAGCAGGA encodes:
- the LOC143647938 gene encoding E3 ubiquitin-protein ligase RNF113A-like; its protein translation is MAEQLPPGKNTEPVCTFLFRKPGLRGAAGCRKRPACEPEPGEDGRGGEEGSAVVRPERKRTSPNPMIQKTRGGGKAQAALGGRRGEEENEVSGLGVVYRSTRSAKPVGPEDLGATAAYELDTEKERDAQAIFERSQKLQEERRGQEDDRIYRGINNYQKYMKPKDTSLGNASSGIVRKGPIRAPEHLRATVRWDYQPDICKDYKETGFCGFGDSCKFLHDRSDYKHGWQMERELGEDRHGVCEDENYEVGSDGDEVPFKCFICRQTFRNPVVTKCKHYFCEACALQHFHNTPRCYVCDQHTNGVFNPAKELIAKFEKHRAAGEGRASDFPKDPNEDPVLIT